A single genomic interval of halophilic archaeon DL31 harbors:
- a CDS encoding Tryptophan synthase alpha chain (PFAM: Tryptophan synthase, alpha chain~TIGRFAM: Tryptophan synthase, alpha chain~HAMAP: Tryptophan synthase, alpha chain~KEGG: hut:Huta_1171 tryptophan synthase subunit alpha) — protein MSRLPEAFADDDPAFIPYLAVGDPDMAASKQYVEALVEGGADCIELGLPFSEPIAEGPTIQKAVVRSLEGGITPETYLDFIEDLDVDVPLVCMTYYNLLFRYGAEAGTTAGEGDSTAPGPRGFVKRAAEVGIDGFVIPDLPAEEAEELRAACDEFGLDLVFIVAPSTTDSRLETIRDRVSGYVYVQARLGVTGAQADVSDQTAESLARISDWDVPKAVGFGISTGDHAARVIEAGADGIIVGSALVDIIAEGAAEQRSTAAVAADLREKARELKQGAVRGGKRRRVTESE, from the coding sequence ATGAGCCGGCTCCCCGAGGCGTTCGCCGACGACGACCCCGCGTTCATCCCCTATCTCGCGGTGGGCGACCCGGACATGGCTGCGTCCAAGCAGTACGTCGAGGCGCTTGTCGAGGGCGGTGCGGACTGCATCGAACTCGGCCTGCCGTTCTCGGAACCCATCGCCGAGGGGCCGACCATCCAGAAGGCGGTCGTCCGCTCGCTGGAGGGCGGTATCACGCCCGAGACCTACCTCGATTTCATCGAGGACCTCGACGTTGACGTGCCGCTGGTCTGTATGACCTACTACAACCTCCTCTTCCGCTACGGCGCCGAGGCCGGCACCACGGCAGGCGAGGGTGACTCCACCGCCCCAGGACCGCGGGGGTTCGTGAAGCGCGCTGCAGAGGTGGGCATCGACGGCTTCGTCATCCCTGACCTGCCCGCCGAGGAAGCTGAAGAACTCCGGGCGGCCTGTGATGAGTTCGGCCTGGACCTCGTGTTCATCGTCGCGCCCTCGACTACCGACAGCCGGCTCGAAACCATCCGCGACCGCGTCTCGGGCTACGTCTACGTGCAGGCCCGGCTGGGCGTGACGGGCGCGCAAGCCGACGTCTCTGACCAGACCGCCGAGAGCCTTGCCCGGATTTCGGACTGGGACGTCCCCAAAGCGGTCGGCTTCGGTATCTCTACAGGTGATCACGCCGCCCGAGTGATTGAGGCTGGCGCCGACGGCATCATCGTCGGCTCCGCACTCGTCGACATTATTGCGGAGGGGGCCGCAGAACAACGCTCGACCGCAGCCGTCGCCGCCGACCTGCGCGAGAAAGCCCGCGAACTCAAACAGGGTGCCGTCCGCGGCGGCAAACGCCGCCGAGTGACCGAGTCCGAGTAG
- a CDS encoding Indole-3-glycerol-phosphate synthase (KEGG: hbo:Hbor_24300 indole-3-glycerol phosphate synthase~PFAM: Indole-3-glycerol phosphate synthase), with the protein MTTDGLAPAVRSILDAAEARSGGDERVAADPRSLPAAFAAAKAEGRNPVVAEVKPTSPTTAGENDADPVELARAMVDGGAAALSVLTEPEHFGGSVENYRRVREAVNVPVLRKDFLVKESQLDAVEADVVLLIARFLGDDLAPMLEAAQDRGMQVLVEVHSEAEVERALAAGAEIIGINNRDLGKLEVDLSTFEDVAPTVPDKVTLLAESGITTPADARRMQDAGADGLLIGTAIMDGDPQHNTSEFVNA; encoded by the coding sequence ATGACCACAGACGGACTGGCGCCCGCGGTGCGCTCCATCCTCGACGCCGCGGAAGCACGCTCCGGCGGTGACGAACGGGTCGCAGCCGACCCCCGGTCGCTGCCGGCGGCGTTCGCGGCCGCCAAGGCCGAGGGGCGGAACCCGGTCGTCGCCGAAGTGAAACCCACGAGCCCGACGACTGCGGGTGAGAACGATGCCGACCCCGTCGAACTGGCCCGGGCGATGGTCGACGGCGGCGCAGCGGCGTTGTCGGTGCTGACCGAACCTGAGCATTTTGGCGGCTCCGTCGAAAACTACCGTCGCGTGCGCGAGGCCGTGAACGTGCCCGTGCTGCGCAAGGATTTCCTCGTGAAGGAGTCCCAGTTAGACGCCGTCGAGGCCGACGTGGTGCTGCTCATCGCGCGATTTCTCGGAGACGACCTCGCGCCGATGCTTGAGGCAGCCCAGGACCGGGGCATGCAGGTGCTCGTCGAAGTCCACTCCGAGGCGGAGGTGGAGCGAGCACTCGCAGCCGGTGCGGAGATTATCGGCATCAACAACCGTGATTTGGGGAAGCTGGAAGTCGACCTCTCGACGTTCGAGGACGTTGCGCCCACGGTTCCGGACAAGGTGACGCTGCTCGCGGAGTCGGGAATCACGACGCCCGCAGACGCACGACGGATGCAGGATGCGGGCGCCGACGGCCTCCTCATCGGCACGGCTATCATGGACGGCGACCCACAGCACAACACGAGCGAGTTCGTCAACGCATGA
- a CDS encoding Ornithine cyclodeaminase (KEGG: hbo:Hbor_27410 L-alanine dehydrogenase~PFAM: Ornithine cyclodeaminase/mu-crystallin), translating to MQTLLLNSEDVHHNAEMAEIIPAIEQAFAAYERGDAKMPAKSYIDLPEYNGDFRSMPAYLKTDEWDAAGIKWVNVHTDNEEQFDLPTVMGTMIYSNPENALPLSIMDGTELTMQRTGAAAAVATHRLAIPDASSLGIVGAGVQAYSQLEAISEIRDIEEVVVSDLDDARVNQFIETFEDRFDVRKGSISDAGHCDVLSTVTPVREPIVGPDDVGEHTHINGMGADAEGKHEIADEILLNAKLVIDDYTQCTHSGEINVPFNNGVLTDDDIYGEIGEIIVGEKKGRTDQDGVTVFDSTGLAIQDVAAARVVYEHAQERDNGTPFDLLGLA from the coding sequence ATGCAAACGCTGCTTCTCAACAGCGAGGATGTCCACCACAACGCGGAGATGGCCGAGATTATTCCGGCCATCGAGCAGGCCTTCGCCGCCTACGAGCGCGGCGACGCTAAGATGCCGGCCAAATCCTACATCGATCTGCCAGAGTACAACGGCGATTTCCGGTCCATGCCGGCCTACCTCAAAACGGACGAGTGGGACGCCGCGGGCATCAAATGGGTCAACGTCCACACCGACAACGAGGAGCAGTTCGACCTGCCGACGGTGATGGGGACGATGATCTACTCCAACCCCGAGAACGCCCTCCCCCTCTCCATCATGGACGGCACCGAACTCACGATGCAGCGCACGGGCGCCGCCGCAGCCGTCGCGACCCACCGGCTCGCGATTCCCGACGCCTCCTCACTGGGTATCGTCGGCGCCGGCGTGCAGGCCTACAGTCAGCTCGAAGCCATCTCGGAGATTCGGGATATCGAGGAGGTCGTCGTCTCTGACCTCGACGACGCCCGTGTGAACCAGTTCATCGAGACGTTCGAGGACCGCTTCGACGTGCGCAAGGGCTCCATCAGCGACGCCGGGCACTGCGACGTGCTCTCGACGGTGACGCCCGTTCGTGAGCCAATTGTGGGCCCCGACGACGTGGGCGAACACACCCACATCAACGGCATGGGCGCCGACGCCGAAGGCAAACACGAGATCGCCGACGAGATTCTCCTGAACGCCAAACTCGTTATCGACGACTACACCCAGTGCACCCACTCCGGCGAGATCAACGTCCCGTTCAACAACGGCGTGCTCACCGACGACGACATTTACGGCGAAATCGGCGAGATTATCGTCGGGGAGAAGAAGGGCCGCACTGACCAGGACGGCGTCACCGTCTTCGACTCCACCGGCCTCGCGATTCAGGACGTGGCCGCCGCACGCGTCGTCTACGAGCACGCACAGGAACGCGACAACGGGACGCCGTTTGACCTCCTCGGGCTAGCCTAA
- a CDS encoding Tryptophan synthase beta chain (PFAM: Pyridoxal phosphate-dependent enzyme, beta subunit~TIGRFAM: Tryptophan synthase, beta chain~HAMAP: Tryptophan synthase beta chain~KEGG: hvo:HVO_0788 tryptophan synthase subunit beta) produces the protein MSSDTGSDDGKFGEYGGQYVPEALMPAIEELSDAYRRYVLENEDGFMDEFRKRLREFGGRPTPLQHAEHLSDRYDRAVYLKREDLLHGGAHKLNNALGQVLLAKYMGKERIIAETGAGQHGTATAMAAAHLDIPCEIYMGETDINRQRPNVFRMRINGAELNPVTAGRGTLKEAISETMRDWATNVADTHYVVGSVVGPAPFPAMVRDFQSVISEEVRTQSEAKFGEQPDSVVACAGGGSNTMGAFAHYRKDHDVNLLAVEAGGSSLAVDEEEGVAPNSASLSTGGQGILHGARTKVLQDSWGQIMESHSVSAGLDYAGVGPELAYLVDQGRVSAVTVDDDAALEAFHRCSQLEGVIPALESSHALAYLEETLGPNAEATDEAVEEFGETIVINLSGRGDKDLETVIEETDKRDIPNAPDMSEFAGGL, from the coding sequence ATGAGTTCTGATACAGGGAGTGACGACGGGAAGTTCGGGGAGTACGGTGGCCAGTACGTGCCCGAGGCGCTGATGCCGGCTATCGAGGAGCTATCTGACGCCTACCGGCGCTACGTACTGGAAAACGAAGACGGCTTCATGGACGAGTTCCGGAAGCGCCTGCGGGAGTTCGGCGGTCGACCCACGCCGCTCCAGCACGCTGAGCACCTCTCGGATCGCTACGACCGTGCGGTCTACCTCAAGCGCGAGGACCTGCTCCACGGCGGCGCCCACAAACTCAACAACGCCCTCGGCCAGGTGCTGCTGGCGAAGTATATGGGCAAGGAGCGCATTATCGCCGAGACCGGCGCCGGTCAGCACGGCACGGCGACGGCGATGGCGGCCGCCCACCTCGACATACCCTGCGAGATCTACATGGGCGAGACCGACATCAACCGCCAGCGACCCAACGTCTTCCGGATGCGCATCAACGGGGCGGAACTCAACCCCGTCACCGCGGGCCGGGGCACACTCAAAGAGGCCATCAGCGAGACGATGCGTGATTGGGCCACCAACGTCGCCGACACCCACTACGTCGTCGGCAGCGTCGTCGGCCCCGCACCGTTCCCCGCGATGGTCCGGGATTTCCAGTCGGTCATCAGCGAGGAGGTCCGCACCCAGAGCGAAGCCAAGTTCGGCGAACAGCCCGATTCCGTCGTCGCCTGCGCGGGCGGCGGCTCGAACACGATGGGCGCGTTCGCACACTATCGCAAGGACCACGACGTGAACCTCCTCGCAGTCGAGGCTGGCGGCTCCTCGCTGGCCGTCGACGAGGAGGAGGGCGTCGCACCCAACTCTGCGTCGCTCTCGACGGGCGGACAGGGCATCCTCCACGGCGCCCGCACGAAAGTGCTGCAGGATAGTTGGGGCCAGATTATGGAGTCCCACTCCGTCTCGGCAGGGCTGGACTACGCCGGCGTCGGGCCGGAGCTGGCCTACCTCGTCGACCAGGGCCGCGTCTCGGCGGTCACCGTCGACGACGACGCGGCGTTGGAGGCGTTCCACCGGTGCTCCCAACTCGAGGGCGTCATCCCGGCGCTCGAGAGCTCCCACGCGCTGGCGTACCTCGAAGAGACGCTCGGCCCGAACGCCGAGGCCACCGACGAGGCCGTCGAAGAATTCGGCGAGACTATCGTCATCAACCTCTCGGGGCGCGGCGACAAGGACCTCGAGACGGTTATCGAGGAGACCGACAAACGAGACATCCCGAACGCGCCGGATATGAGCGAGTTCGCGGGGGGACTATGA
- a CDS encoding Methylated-DNA-(protein)-cysteine S-methyltransferase DNA binding protein (PFAM: Methylated-DNA-[protein]-cysteine S-methyltransferase, DNA binding~KEGG: hbo:Hbor_24310 methylated DNA-protein cysteine methyltransferase) — protein sequence MEDAGIYARESTVLGHVVQLAIASGQVIDVSFPTEVPNDAEADHPVLDRVFDYLDGAEDEFQDVETAITVPTAQRAVLEAVQQIPYGETGTARQVAHMANLDPDDEDDAQTLRTALRRNPVPILVPDHRVENTPGATPEDVAVALRNVER from the coding sequence ATGGAAGATGCCGGCATCTACGCCCGGGAGTCCACAGTCCTCGGCCACGTCGTCCAACTCGCCATCGCCAGCGGGCAGGTCATCGATGTGTCGTTCCCAACGGAGGTCCCCAACGACGCCGAGGCGGACCACCCGGTGCTCGACCGGGTGTTCGACTACCTCGACGGCGCCGAGGACGAGTTCCAAGACGTCGAGACGGCCATCACCGTCCCCACTGCCCAGCGGGCTGTGCTCGAAGCAGTGCAGCAGATTCCCTACGGAGAGACGGGAACCGCAAGACAAGTCGCCCACATGGCGAATCTTGACCCGGACGACGAGGACGACGCCCAGACCCTCCGAACCGCGTTGCGTCGGAATCCGGTCCCGATTCTCGTCCCGGACCACCGCGTCGAGAACACGCCTGGCGCAACGCCCGAGGACGTTGCTGTCGCCCTTCGGAACGTCGAACGGTAG
- a CDS encoding phospho-2-dehydro-3-deoxyheptonate aldolase (TIGRFAM: phospho-2-dehydro-3-deoxyheptonate aldolase~KEGG: hla:Hlac_1274 fructose-bisphosphate aldolase~PFAM: Deoxyribose-phosphate aldolase/phospho-2-dehydro-3-deoxyheptonate aldolase), giving the protein MTRQTPTDAGRAARLDRLSTDGNILMVPMDHGITMGAVQGLADIESTIDAVTRGGADAVLTQKGIAPRVHPNKNDAGYVIHLNASTTIGPDEDDKRLSGTVKEAVQAGADAVSLHLNVGNQYEPRQIEQLANVTKEAREYGMPVLAMTYARGEGVDSTDPEALGHAVRLGEELGADLVKTGYSGDAESFERVVESTSLPVLIAGGSKGTNRQTVEMVRGAMDGGAAGVSMGRSIFQHERPEAIASAVSAVVHHDAGVDAALEAGGFEG; this is encoded by the coding sequence ATGACCCGACAGACACCGACCGACGCTGGCAGAGCCGCACGACTTGACCGCCTCTCGACAGACGGGAATATCCTGATGGTGCCGATGGACCACGGCATCACCATGGGCGCCGTCCAAGGACTCGCAGACATCGAGTCCACCATCGACGCAGTCACCCGCGGCGGCGCCGACGCCGTCCTGACTCAGAAGGGGATCGCCCCGCGCGTCCACCCGAACAAGAACGATGCGGGCTACGTGATTCACCTGAACGCCTCCACCACTATTGGTCCGGACGAGGACGATAAACGCCTCTCGGGTACCGTGAAAGAGGCTGTGCAGGCCGGCGCCGACGCCGTCTCACTCCACCTCAACGTCGGCAATCAGTACGAACCCCGCCAAATCGAGCAGTTGGCGAACGTCACGAAGGAGGCCCGTGAGTACGGCATGCCCGTGCTGGCGATGACGTACGCTCGCGGCGAGGGTGTCGACAGCACCGACCCCGAGGCACTCGGCCACGCCGTCCGACTGGGCGAGGAACTCGGTGCAGACCTCGTGAAGACGGGCTACTCCGGCGACGCCGAGAGCTTCGAGCGCGTCGTCGAGTCCACTTCGCTTCCGGTGCTCATCGCCGGCGGCAGCAAGGGGACGAACCGCCAGACCGTCGAGATGGTCCGCGGCGCGATGGACGGCGGCGCAGCGGGCGTCTCGATGGGGCGGAGCATCTTCCAGCACGAGCGACCGGAGGCGATCGCGAGTGCGGTTTCGGCGGTTGTCCACCACGATGCGGGCGTCGATGCAGCGCTGGAAGCTGGCGGCTTCGAGGGCTGA